DNA from Candidatus Nitrospira nitrificans:
TCACATGCCCGCTTGGGGCCGCGTGGGCCTCGGCAGATTGTGGAACATGATCCGCACGAAGAACCGCTTCGATCGACAGGTGGCGGTCTGTCACGGTTTGAAGCTGAATTTTCGATCGTTCGGCGAATTTGTTTCAGGCCGAAGCACACACGGTTGAAAGTGCAGAACTGACGCCCGTAGTTTGGCTATCTCAAACGAAAGAGCCGTTCTCCTTTGGAGAACGGCCCTTTCCGGCACCCTGAAACTGACCGAGAAAATCTATGGACTAACGGAGATCCGATCCTTGATCAGGTCGAAGGTTTCTTTGGGAACCACGTTTTTTGCCACCAATTCGCCCTTCACGCGATAAGGACGATTGCTCACGATCCGATCGGCTTCGTCTTGCTTCAGCCCGAGGAAAAGAATCAGGTCGCTTGCCGATACCTTATTGATATTCATCGCCGCCGATGCAACGACCGGAGAAACCGTCGCGGTTCCGGATGGAGCCGGACTCGGAGTCACGGTCGCGGTTTGAGCCGACGCCCCGGCATGGGAGCGATCCTTGAGCTCTTTTTGATAACGGGCGACCAATGATTTCAGCGTATCATTGTGGCGTTTCACATCCTGATATTCCTGCCGCACATTTTTATTCTGCGCCGACAACGCCTTGACTTTATCCTCGAGTTCCTTGGTTCGTCCTTCGATCGTGCCTCGTTCCGCGTCACGTCCGTGCTCGATGCGCTGGAGTTCATCGCGAGCCGCTTGCGCCTCATTCCCGAACTTCACGTTCAGTTCCTTGAGGGTCCGGACCTGCTGATCCATCGCACTCTTCTGTTGGCGAGCCTTCTCCAATTCCATCTTGACGTTGTCCGCCTCGGCCAGTGCATCCTGATACTTTTTGTTGGATACACAACCCGTGGCCAACACCGCCCCAACCAACACCATCGCCGTCCACTCGCGTCTCATGCGATCCTCCCTCCATCAAATCCTACGGCTTGCCCGAGCATCATGTGGAACATTCTACCCACCGGCTGCCACCGTAGTTCGTACGGTTTCTTCCTTGTGTGTATGCCAACGTCCAGATATTGTCAATACATTTACCATTGTAGAGATCGGTGTGATTCTCATGCGACGACCGACCTGCCGCTTGACGGATCGTCGTCGCTCTGTGATCATCCCCCTACATTTTATCAGAGACGGCCGTCATGGCTGAAACCGCGCATGTACGATTTGACATGGGGCACGCATGAACGAATGGGGTCCAACACTCGCTGTGATACTGGGAATCGTCGAAGGGCTCACGGAGTTTCTTCCCGTCTCATCAACGGGACACCTGATCCTGGTAGGCCATGCCCTCGGCTTCACCGGTGACGTCGCGGCCAATGCGGAAATCTCCATCCAGCTGGGCGCGATTCTGGCCGTCATCGTCTTTGAACGAGAGAAGATCGGACGGCTTCTGTCCGGAGCCTGGCAGGAACAGAAGGCTTTGCGCGCACTGTCGGCAAACCATCCTCCCGCCTCATGGTCCGACCGCGTCAAGGGCTCCATGCGGAACCATCCCAACGTATGGTTCTTGCTGGGAATCGGGATCGCCTTTCTACCCGCCGCCGTACTCGGCCTATTGGCTCACGGATGGATCAAGTCGCATTTGTTCACGCCCTTCACGGTGGCTTCAACCTCGATCCTGGGCGGCATTATCATCCTCATCGTGGAAGCGACGAAGCGGACCAGTCAGGCCAACAGTCTGGATCAAGTGTCGGCGGTTCATGCCTTCTGGATCGGGCTGGCACAATGTGCCTCCCTCATCCCCGGCATGTCTCGCTCCGGCTCGACGATCATCGGAGGCCTCCTCGCCGGACTCGACCGAAAGGTGGCCACGGAATATTCATTTTTTCTCGCGCTCCCGACCATCATCGCCGCGACAGTCTACGAAACATGGAAAGCACGAGGTGCATTTACCGATCAGGATTATATGGCGCTCGGCCTCGGCATGCTCATCTCATTCCTGGTGGCTTGGGGTGTCATCGCCGCCTTTCTGACCTATGTCCAGCGGCATACCTTGCGAGTCTTCGCGTACTATCGTATTATTCTCGGAATTGTAGTCATGTTGGTCGTCCGCTGAAAGGAGCTGGGCATGTCTTCGGATACGATTCACGTCTACGACACTTGGATCAACGGCAAAAGCGGTCGCATTCACTTCGATGTCATGACGACGGATGAAGCCACCGCTCTCAAACTTGCCAAAGAGTACCTGGTGAGCATCGGGGAACCGACTGCGACGATCACCACGAGAGAGTGCCAATTCTGTCACAGCGAACCGCTGGTCATGTTTTCGGCGGAGCAGCAGAAGCAGGTCAAGGAAAAGGGCGGATTTATCGTTCGAATGCCGGCCTAGTGAAGTCGCGCACCCCGCTCGTCGCTCGCATTCCGTATCTCGAAAGTCATCGGTCATTAGTCATCGGTTCTCACCACATGACTGGTGACTATTGACTGATGACTATCGCGTCGTGCTTCACGAGATACGCTTTACGCTTCACGTTTTAGGCACCGAGGATATCTCCGACTCGGCAGGAGGATCTGCGCGTTTTTCGAAGGCAAAGTGAATGATGAGAAAAATGACCCCGACGGTGATCGCGGAATCCGCGACATTGAATGCGGGCCAGTGGTAGTTTTCGATGTAGACGTCTAGGAAATCGATCACCTCGCCGAAACGAAGCCGATCGATCAAGTTCCCGATCGCTCCACCCAGTATTCCCGCGACACTGATACGGCCCATCCAATCTTCCTCCGGCATCCGCAACAGGATCGTACCCAGTAGCCCGAGGGCAAAGATCGACGTCAACCCAAAGAAAACCATCCGAAATGCATTACTGCTTCCGGCCAACAGTCCGAATGCCGCCCCGGGGTTTCGAATATAGGTCAGGCTGAAGAGATTGGGAATGACGGGGATGGATTCATGCAAGCGCATCGTCTGCATGATCTGCTGTTTGGTCAGCTGATCAAGCAGGATAATGCCGCCGGTCACCGACGCGAGCGCGAGATTGCGAAGGCCTGATGCACTCAACGGATCGCCTCCACACAGCGATCGCACAGTGTGGGATGAGCCGCATCCTTGCCGACTGCGTCTCGATAATTCCAGCAACGTTCGCATTTCGCGGCGTCCGACCGCTCAACCGTGATCCGAATGTCCGATGCTCCCATCTCCGCCTGTTTGAGGGTCACCCCCGACACGATAAAAATCGTGCTGAGATCCTCGGCATACGCCGTCAAGAATCGATGGGCATCAGGCCCCGCCTCAATCCGGACATGCGCTTCAAGCGACGACCCGATCACCTTGTCTCGGCGTTGGGTTTCCAAGTCCCCCTGAACTTGAGATCGATAGGCGAGTAGCCGTTCCCACCGAGCGGTGAGCTCTTCGTCTTGCCAGACAGGCTCGCCTTCAGGAAACGAGGAGAGATGCACGCTCGTCGCTTCCTTGCGCGCCGCGTCCGGCAACATGCGCCAGATCTCCTCGGCGGTAAAACTCAAAATCGGCGCCATGAGTTTCGCCGACACCACGGCAATTTCACACAGAACGGTCTGAGCCCCTCGCCGCAGCGGAGAGTCGGCCCGGAAGGTATACAGCCGATCCTTCAGAATATCGAGATAGACGGCGCTGAGATCAACCGAACAAAAGTTGTTCAGCGCATGGAAGATGGCGTGAAATTCAAACTCTTCGTAGGCGCGGCGCACCTTCGTGATGAGTTCTCCCAGCCGCGACAGCGCCCATCGGTCCAATTCCGACAGCTGGTCATAGGGCACACGGTGTATCGCCGGATCGAAATCGTATAGATTGCTCAGCAAGAACCGAGACGTGTTGCGCACCTTCCTGTACGCTTCGATCAAATGGTTCAGGATTTCCTGCGAAATGCGAAGATCCTCGCGATAATCCTGGGCCGCGACCCACAGACGGAGGATCTCAGCGCCCGACTGCTTGATGACATCTTGCGGGGCGACGACATTCCCGGCCGACTTGGACATCTTCTTCCCCTGCCCATCGACCACAAAGCCATGGGTCAGCACCGCCTGATAGGGCGCGCGATGATCCGTCGTCACGCCGGCGAGCAGCGCGCTATGGAACCAGCCCCGATGCTGGTCGGAACCCTCAAGATACAAATCGGCAGGCCACCACTTGCGTGATTTCAGAACAGCCGCGAAACTGACCCCGGATTCAAACCAGACGTCCAGAATGTCACGCTCCTTCTCGAATGCGGTTCCTCCGCACTTCGGACAGGTCGTTCCGGCGGGTAACAGATCAAGAGCCGCCCGTTCAAACCACACATCGGCGCCCTTGGATTCCATCAACGCGGCAAGATGTTCAATGACAATCGGATCCGCAAGCACATGGCGACACCCTTCGCAGGTAAAGCCTGGGATGGGCACGCCCCATACCCGTTGCCGCGAGAGACACCAGTCCGGCCGGTTGTCGATCATGCCGAAGATCCGATCACGACCATAGGCTGGAATCCATCGAACCCGCTCGATTTCCGCCAAGGTTTCCTTCCGCAATTCGTTGGTCTCCATCGACACGAACCACTGCTCGGTCGCGCGAAAGATCACCGGATTTTTGCACCGCCAACAGTGGGGATACGAATGCCGGAGAGAGCCATGCCCCAGCAAGCGCCCGTTCGCCTGGAGATACTCGACAATCTTCGGATTGGCTTTCAAGACCTGTTGTCCGGCGAACTCCGAGACGATCGATGTAAACCGTCCGCTGTTGTCCACCGGTGCCACGATTTCAAGACGCTCCCCTGTGGAGGCCTTGGCATTGTGATCGAGCACGAGCAGATAGTCTTCCATGCCGTGCCCCGGCGCGATGTGAACGCAACCCGTCCCTTGATCGAGCGTCACGAAGTCGCCGAGCAGAATCGGCGAGAGACCGGTGGACAAGGGCCGTTGCGTCTCCAAGCCTTCGAACCCCTCTCCGCCCTTTTTCACCCCGACCACGCGATAGCCCTCGATCGCGCAGGCTTTCACGACGCTATCCAAAAGTTTTTCCGCCACAATCAGCAACTCGTCGCCGACCTGAACAAAGGCATAGTCGAAATCGCGGTGGAGGCAGACGGCCTGGTTCGCCGGAAGCGTCCAGGGCGTGGTCGTCCAAATGACGACGGAGACTCCCGTCATTCCTTCCGGAAAGGAGACACCCGGAAAGGTGTGGCTGAGAACGGTCGGCGATGTGACGACCGGAAACTTGACGTAGATCGACGGGGACGTGTGGTCCTCGTATTCGACCTCCGCTTCCGCAAGCGCGGTCTGATCCTGCATGCACCAGAGAACCGGCTTGAGCCCCTTGTACACCCCGCCGCGCTCGACAAACTTGCCGAATTCACGAATGATCGTGGCTTCATACCCAGGAGTCATCGTCAGGTAGGGATGATCCCATTCTCCCAACACCCCCAGCCGCTTGAATTCCTCACGCTGAGTCTTCACAAACCGCTCGGCATAGTCGCGACAGAGTCTGCGGATCGCCACAACGTCTAAGTCTTTTTTCTTGTCCCCCAACTCCTTCATGACTTGATGTTCGATAGGCAACCCATGACAGTCCCACCCAGGGACGTAGGGTGCGTGAAACCCAGCCATCGTCTTTGACTTGACGATGATGTCTTTCAAAACCTTGTTCAGCGCGTGTCCGATATGGATGCGGCCGTTGGCATAGGGAGGGCCATCGTGCAGCACATACCGAGGCCGTCCCTGCCCTTTCGCCTGAATCTGATCATAGAGCTTCTGCTGCTCCCACCAAGCCAACATGTCCGGCTCCCGCTGCGGCAGATTGGCCTTCATGGGGAAATCGGTTTTCGGAAGGTTGAGCGTTGCTTTGTAATCCATAGACAATGGGATCCGAGTATTTACACGGTGATCAGACGGAATCGAGGGAATATACAGGAATGACCGGCGAGGTACTAGTCCTTACTCCAGCTCGCGAAACCTGGGGAAAACGTCTTCCGGCAAAGCCTCAGCGAGCGAACGCCCGAAGCGCGCAATCTGCGTACAGCGAGGGTTGCGCGACGCGAGAACGTAGCTGAAAGACGTTTTCCCAGACTTCGCTAGCTGATGGCCATCATACGATCGAGAGCAACCTTTGCCCAGTGCTTGTCGTCGTCCGGCACCACAATCCGGTTGACGATATGGCCTTCCGCCAGATTCTCCATGGCCCAGCAGAGATGCGCGGCATCGATGCGGAACATCGTGGCGCACTGGCAGACCGTCGATGACAGGAAGAACACTTTCTTGTCGGTGAGCTCGTGCTTCAACCGATTCACGAGATTCAGCTCCGTCCCAACCGCCCAGATCGTGCCGGCCGGCGCGGCGGTCACCGTGCGAATGATGAACTCGGTCGATCCGATGAGATCCGCCTTATTGACCACGTCTTCATGGCATTCCGGATGCACAATGACGTGGCCGCCAGGATATTGTTTGCGGAAGTGATCCACATGGACCGGTTGAAACATTTGGTGGACGCTGCAGTGGCCCTTCCATAGAATCAGCTTGGCTCGCTTAATGGCTTCTTTGGTATTCCCGCCGTTCGGCTGATACGGGTCCCAGACAATCATCTGCTCGCGAGGAATGCCCATCTTATTCGCCGTGTTGCGGCCTAAATGCTCGTCGGGAAAGAAGAGAATCTTTTCGCGCCTGGCCCACGACCATTCGATCACCGCTTTCGCATTGGACGAAGTGCAGGTGATTCCCCCATGCTCGCCGCAAAACGCCTTGAGCACCGCCGCCGAATTGACATAGACCGCCGGCATCACAGTCTCTTCGACCGGCACCACGCGTCCCAACGCTTCCCAACACTGGTCAACCTGTTCAATCGCCGCCATATCGGCCATCGAGCAACCCGCAGCCATGTCCGGTAGGATCACCGTTTGTTGAGAACGGCTGAGGATGTCAGCCGTCTCAGCCATGAAATGCACGCCACAAAAAACGATGTGGGGGCGTTCGGAACGTTCGGCGGCCAATTTCGCCAACAACAGCGAGTCCCCGCGAAAGTCGGCATGCTGGATGACTTCGTCTCGCTGATAATTATGGCCCAGGATCATCACTCGCTCACCCAGCGTCTGCTTCGCCGCGACCGTCCGGCGATATAACTCCTCCGCCGACTGTGCCTGGTACTCGGTGATTGGCTTCGGTAACGTCGCTGTGATCGTCACAATATTTCTCTCCACGTTAAGGGAATTCATTCTACGATAGGCCCCTTCCACAATCAACGAATCGCCCAGTGAGGAAAAGTCCTAGTCATCGACCCAAAGGAGAGGAAACGGAATGGGCCTAATAGCCGATTGACTTCACGGTCTTGGAGTACTACGATCATCTACCTTAGCTAGGGGAGCCTTGAGGCTGAGAGTCCGAGCAGTCGGACGACCCTCACAACCTGACCTGGGTAATACCAGCGTAGGGAAGCCGGACACCAACGGATCGCGTGAGGAATCAGCCGCATTCCCGTCTAATGAGGGAAGCGGCTTTTTTGTTGTCATCAGACCTCAAGCTGCTTCTCGCTCCATGATGTCAGCCAATTACGAAAGGATCTCCTTATGAGCATCCGTAACCATACAATCGGATCCGATAATGGGAACGGCGTTGCCGCCCCGTCGTCTCCGCTCACGACGGCGCCTTTCCCGGCTTCGCAGAAAATCTATGTGCATGGCGTGCAACCCGGCGTGCATGTCCCGATGCGGGAAATCAGTCTGTCCCAGACCAAAGGGGCGAATGGAGCCAGCTCTGGCAACACCCCTGTGATCGTCTATGACACGTCAGGCCCCTATACCGATCCCTCGGTCACAATCGATGTCCGCAACGGACTGCCGCCGTTGCGGCGCGCCTGGGTGCTCAGCCGACAGGATGTAGAAGAACTGCCGGATGTGAGCTCGACGTACGGCCGTCTGCGCGCGACCGATCCGAAGCTGGCCGAATTGCGCTTTCGACATATCCGTAAACCCTTGCGAGGGAAGGCCGGCAAGAACATCACCCAACTGCACTATGCGCGAAAAGGCATCATCACGCCGGAGATGGAGTTCATCGCCATCCGTGAAAACCAGTCACGTGGGCCCGCAGCCGACCTGGGTGAGCGCAACGGTCATGGGGGTGGCGTCAAACAGCATCCTGGATTTGCCTGGGGAGCCAGCATCCCGTCCGTCATTACACCCGAGTTCGTGCGCGACGAGGTTGCCCGTGGCCGCGCGATCATCCCGTCGAACATCAACCATCCGGAAAGCGAACCGATGATCATCGGCCGGAACTTCCTGGTAAAGATCAACTCCAACATCGGCAATTCCGCCGTCGCCTCGTCGATCGAAGAAGAAGTCGAGAAAATGATCTGGTCGACCCGCTGGGGAGCCGATACCGTGATGGATCTCTCAACGGGAAAAAACATTCACGAGACACGCGAATGGATCATTCGCAATTCACCGGTGCCGATCGGAACGGTGCCGATTTATCAAGCGCTTGAAAAAGTAAACGGCAAGGCGGAAGACCTCACCTGGGAAATCTTTCGCGATACCCTGATCGAGCAGGCGGAACAGGGCGTCGACTACTTCACCATTCACGCCGGGGTGCGCCTGGCCTATGTGCCGATGACCGCCAAGCGGATGACCGGGATTGTGTCGCGTGGCGGGTCGATCCACGCGAAATGGTGTCTGGCTCACCACCAAGAAAACTTCGCCTACACGCACTTCGAAGAAATCTGTGAGATCATGAAGGCCTACGACGTGGCCTTCAGTCTCGGCGACGGGCTCCGCCCGGGATCGATTGCCGATGCCAACGACGACGCGCAGTTTGCCGAACTCGACACATTGGGCGAGCTGACCAAGATCGCGTGGCGGCACGACGTGCAGGTCATGATCGAAGGTCCTGGCCATGTGCCGATGCACATGATTCAGACCAACATGGAAAAGCAGCTTGAGGCCTGCCAGGAGGCTCCCTTCTATACCTTAGGCCCCCTGACCACCGACATTGCTCCAGGCTACGACCACATCACCTCCGGCATCGGTGCCGCGATGATCGGCTGGTACGGATGCGCCATGCTGTGCTACGTCACCCCCAAGGAACATTTGGGCTTGCCGACCCGGGAGGACGTCAAGACGGGCGTCATCACGTATAAAATTGCCGCGCACGCGGCCGATCTCGCCAAAGGTCATCCCGGCGTGCAGGCGAGAGACAATGCCCTCTCAAAGGCACGGTTCGAATTCCGTTGGGAAGACCAATTCAACCTGTCACTCGATCCGGAAACCGCGCAGCAGTTCCATGACGAGACGCTTCCCGACAACGCCGCCAAGGTCTCGCATTTCTGCTCGATGTGCGGGCCGCACTTCTGTTCCATGAAAATCACGCAAGACGTCCGTGATTACGCCGCGCAGCTCCAAGTCGACGAACACCAGGCAATTCAAATCGGCATGAAAGAAAAATCCGAAGAGTTCAAGAAAACCGGTTCCGAAATATACCGTTAATCGTTATTGGTTAAACGTTAAACGTAATTCATCGCAGCACATCGATTAACGATTCACGGTGCACGATTAACGAGGTTCCAATGGCCAAACCAAGACCCGCACCATTACGTGAACGAGATATCACCCGGCACATTGCCCGGGAATACTATAAAGAGTTCGATCAGCTGATTGAGAGCGACGTGATCATCGTCGGCGCAGGGCCATCAGGGCTTATTTGTGCCCACGACTTGGCCGCAATGGGATTTCGCACCGTCCTCATCGAGCAAAGCCTGGCCCTGGGCGGGGGATTTTGGTCCGGCGGGTATCTCATGAATAAGGCCACGATTTGCGAGCCGGCGAATGAGATCCTCGAAGAGGTCGGCGTGCCTTGCAAGAAAATCAAAGAGTGTGAGGGGATGTACATGGTTGACCCTCCCCATGCCACGGGCGCCCTGATCGCGGCCGCATACAAAGGCGGGGCCAAAATCATGAACCTCACACGCGTGGTCGATTTGATTCTGCGCAATGGCGGCCTATTGGAAGGAGTCGTCGTCAACAGCACCACCGCCGAAATGGCAGGTCACGATCTCATCCACGTCGATCCCATCGCCCTCGAGAGCAAGATCGTGGTCGATGCCACCGGCCACGATGCAGTGTTGGTCGAACTTCTTCACAAACGGAACCTGTATAATAAGGTACCCGGGAACGGCGCCATGTGGGTCGCCCGATCTGAAGAAGAAGTGATGGATCGTACCGGAGAAGTGTATCCGAATTGCTTCGTCATCGGATTGGCTGTCGCCGCCGTGTACGGCACCCCAAGAATGGGCCCGGCCTTCGGCTCGATGCTGTTGTCCGGGCGATATGGAGCGGAGCTGATCAAGAAGAAACTGAAACAGGAATAAACCGGTCAGTGGTCATCGGTCACTGGTCATTGGTGCGGGTGAAAGCCACCGTGAGCACATGACCAATGACTATTGACTAATGACCTGCGTTGCTACACAGATGGATATTCAGGATTTTTTGGTCCAAGGCGAAGGACGCGAGGAAGACAAGCGTCAGGCGTGGGATCTCTTTCAGCAGGCCTATGAACAGCAGATGAAGCGTGAACTGGAAGAGGCCGTCAACCTTTACAGGAAATCGCTGGCCACCCATCCCACGGCCGAGGCCCACACATTCTTGGGGTGGACCTACAGCTGGATGGGACGGATTGACGAGGCGATCGAAGAATGTCACAAGGCCATCGCGCAGGACCCTGATTTCGGCAACCCGTACAACGATATCGGCGCCTACCTGATCGAGAAGGGTGAATTCGACGAGTCCATACCCTGGTTTCAGAAGGCGATACAGTCCAGGCGATATGAGAATCCAGCCTATCCGCACCTCAATCTCGGCCGCGTGTATGAGCGAAAGGGAAACTGGACAGAAGCCATCGATTCCTATAAGAAAGCGCTCACCCTGGACCCAAACT
Protein-coding regions in this window:
- a CDS encoding sulfide-dependent adenosine diphosphate thiazole synthase; translated protein: MAKPRPAPLRERDITRHIAREYYKEFDQLIESDVIIVGAGPSGLICAHDLAAMGFRTVLIEQSLALGGGFWSGGYLMNKATICEPANEILEEVGVPCKKIKECEGMYMVDPPHATGALIAAAYKGGAKIMNLTRVVDLILRNGGLLEGVVVNSTTAEMAGHDLIHVDPIALESKIVVDATGHDAVLVELLHKRNLYNKVPGNGAMWVARSEEEVMDRTGEVYPNCFVIGLAVAAVYGTPRMGPAFGSMLLSGRYGAELIKKKLKQE
- the nadA gene encoding quinolinate synthase NadA; this translates as MTITATLPKPITEYQAQSAEELYRRTVAAKQTLGERVMILGHNYQRDEVIQHADFRGDSLLLAKLAAERSERPHIVFCGVHFMAETADILSRSQQTVILPDMAAGCSMADMAAIEQVDQCWEALGRVVPVEETVMPAVYVNSAAVLKAFCGEHGGITCTSSNAKAVIEWSWARREKILFFPDEHLGRNTANKMGIPREQMIVWDPYQPNGGNTKEAIKRAKLILWKGHCSVHQMFQPVHVDHFRKQYPGGHVIVHPECHEDVVNKADLIGSTEFIIRTVTAAPAGTIWAVGTELNLVNRLKHELTDKKVFFLSSTVCQCATMFRIDAAHLCWAMENLAEGHIVNRIVVPDDDKHWAKVALDRMMAIS
- the ileS gene encoding isoleucine--tRNA ligase, translated to MDYKATLNLPKTDFPMKANLPQREPDMLAWWEQQKLYDQIQAKGQGRPRYVLHDGPPYANGRIHIGHALNKVLKDIIVKSKTMAGFHAPYVPGWDCHGLPIEHQVMKELGDKKKDLDVVAIRRLCRDYAERFVKTQREEFKRLGVLGEWDHPYLTMTPGYEATIIREFGKFVERGGVYKGLKPVLWCMQDQTALAEAEVEYEDHTSPSIYVKFPVVTSPTVLSHTFPGVSFPEGMTGVSVVIWTTTPWTLPANQAVCLHRDFDYAFVQVGDELLIVAEKLLDSVVKACAIEGYRVVGVKKGGEGFEGLETQRPLSTGLSPILLGDFVTLDQGTGCVHIAPGHGMEDYLLVLDHNAKASTGERLEIVAPVDNSGRFTSIVSEFAGQQVLKANPKIVEYLQANGRLLGHGSLRHSYPHCWRCKNPVIFRATEQWFVSMETNELRKETLAEIERVRWIPAYGRDRIFGMIDNRPDWCLSRQRVWGVPIPGFTCEGCRHVLADPIVIEHLAALMESKGADVWFERAALDLLPAGTTCPKCGGTAFEKERDILDVWFESGVSFAAVLKSRKWWPADLYLEGSDQHRGWFHSALLAGVTTDHRAPYQAVLTHGFVVDGQGKKMSKSAGNVVAPQDVIKQSGAEILRLWVAAQDYREDLRISQEILNHLIEAYRKVRNTSRFLLSNLYDFDPAIHRVPYDQLSELDRWALSRLGELITKVRRAYEEFEFHAIFHALNNFCSVDLSAVYLDILKDRLYTFRADSPLRRGAQTVLCEIAVVSAKLMAPILSFTAEEIWRMLPDAARKEATSVHLSSFPEGEPVWQDEELTARWERLLAYRSQVQGDLETQRRDKVIGSSLEAHVRIEAGPDAHRFLTAYAEDLSTIFIVSGVTLKQAEMGASDIRITVERSDAAKCERCWNYRDAVGKDAAHPTLCDRCVEAIR
- a CDS encoding tetratricopeptide repeat protein — translated: MTCVATQMDIQDFLVQGEGREEDKRQAWDLFQQAYEQQMKRELEEAVNLYRKSLATHPTAEAHTFLGWTYSWMGRIDEAIEECHKAIAQDPDFGNPYNDIGAYLIEKGEFDESIPWFQKAIQSRRYENPAYPHLNLGRVYERKGNWTEAIDSYKKALTLDPNYALARKALGRLVSSLN
- the lspA gene encoding signal peptidase II; the protein is MSASGLRNLALASVTGGIILLDQLTKQQIMQTMRLHESIPVIPNLFSLTYIRNPGAAFGLLAGSSNAFRMVFFGLTSIFALGLLGTILLRMPEEDWMGRISVAGILGGAIGNLIDRLRFGEVIDFLDVYIENYHWPAFNVADSAITVGVIFLIIHFAFEKRADPPAESEISSVPKT
- a CDS encoding DUF2024 family protein, whose protein sequence is MSSDTIHVYDTWINGKSGRIHFDVMTTDEATALKLAKEYLVSIGEPTATITTRECQFCHSEPLVMFSAEQQKQVKEKGGFIVRMPA
- the thiC gene encoding phosphomethylpyrimidine synthase ThiC, with protein sequence MSIRNHTIGSDNGNGVAAPSSPLTTAPFPASQKIYVHGVQPGVHVPMREISLSQTKGANGASSGNTPVIVYDTSGPYTDPSVTIDVRNGLPPLRRAWVLSRQDVEELPDVSSTYGRLRATDPKLAELRFRHIRKPLRGKAGKNITQLHYARKGIITPEMEFIAIRENQSRGPAADLGERNGHGGGVKQHPGFAWGASIPSVITPEFVRDEVARGRAIIPSNINHPESEPMIIGRNFLVKINSNIGNSAVASSIEEEVEKMIWSTRWGADTVMDLSTGKNIHETREWIIRNSPVPIGTVPIYQALEKVNGKAEDLTWEIFRDTLIEQAEQGVDYFTIHAGVRLAYVPMTAKRMTGIVSRGGSIHAKWCLAHHQENFAYTHFEEICEIMKAYDVAFSLGDGLRPGSIADANDDAQFAELDTLGELTKIAWRHDVQVMIEGPGHVPMHMIQTNMEKQLEACQEAPFYTLGPLTTDIAPGYDHITSGIGAAMIGWYGCAMLCYVTPKEHLGLPTREDVKTGVITYKIAAHAADLAKGHPGVQARDNALSKARFEFRWEDQFNLSLDPETAQQFHDETLPDNAAKVSHFCSMCGPHFCSMKITQDVRDYAAQLQVDEHQAIQIGMKEKSEEFKKTGSEIYR
- a CDS encoding undecaprenyl-diphosphate phosphatase, with the protein product MNEWGPTLAVILGIVEGLTEFLPVSSTGHLILVGHALGFTGDVAANAEISIQLGAILAVIVFEREKIGRLLSGAWQEQKALRALSANHPPASWSDRVKGSMRNHPNVWFLLGIGIAFLPAAVLGLLAHGWIKSHLFTPFTVASTSILGGIIILIVEATKRTSQANSLDQVSAVHAFWIGLAQCASLIPGMSRSGSTIIGGLLAGLDRKVATEYSFFLALPTIIAATVYETWKARGAFTDQDYMALGLGMLISFLVAWGVIAAFLTYVQRHTLRVFAYYRIILGIVVMLVVR